The DNA segment GCGGACCACCTCGGCCACTTCAAAGATGTCGCCCGACTTGATCTTCTCCATGTTGGCCCGAAAACGCCGGTTCCAGTTGGTGGACATGCGCGTCTCCTCGCCCTGGAGGATGTCGAAGACCTTGCGGATGCCCGCCTCATCGATGACCTCGCGAAGGCCCACGTCCTCCGCGCTGGAGATGGGGATCATGACCTTCATCTCGCCGATCGGCATGCGCATGACGTAGTACTGCTTCCGGTCCCCCAGGACCTCCCGCTCTTCGATGGCCTCGATGACCCCGGCTCCGTGCATGGGGTAGACCACCTTGTCGCCGATCCCAAAAAGCTGCGCCAACGCGCCTCCATCTCCTCGCACGCGAAAAACCCCGCACCGGTCATTCTACCCCCGCTGGCGCGGGGTGTCAATTTGACCGCCCGTCGCTTCCCGTCACGATGGGCTTTTGCGCCGGCGCGCACGGCGCCGCGCGGGCTCGAGCGGCATCAAGCCTTGCTTGACACGCTCCCCGGCAGGTTCCTATAATGAGGCCGTACCTCCAAGCCCCGAGGAGCGTGATTCCGTGGCCACTTCCCCCACCGGCCGGGCCCCCGGCGAAGCCCCGTCACGTTCCGTGGACCTGGCGCTCTTCCAGCGCTCGGTCGACCAGCAGCTCATCCGCCACCGGAGCGTGCTGGATCTCTTCACCAAGCTGCAGGAGTCGCAGGCCAGGCTCCAGAGGGCGGTGGCCAAGGCCGCCACCCAGTGCGGGTGTATCGAGGTGAACGCCCACAAACAGGCTTTCCCGTCCGACGGAACACTCCAGGACGCCGCCCGTTTGGTGGAGACCCATGTGACGGGCACGCTCTGCGAGCACTGCCGGGAGACGGTGGAGACGGAGATGGGCCAGCACGCCTTCTACCTCGCGGGTCTGGCCCAGGTGCTGGGCTTGGAGTTGGAGGCGGTCTTCCAGCAGGAGCAGCGCCGCATGGATCTCCTGGGTCCCTACGGCCTCCGTTAGGGCAGCCGGGGAGCCCCGCCCGTCCCGCGGGCGTCTGCTTTTCTCATCGCCTCTCCGTGGTCTACAGATGCCGGTCGAGGAGGACCTGCTCCCGCAGGCGATTCAGGCCCTGCTTGATGGCTCGCGCCCGCACCTCGCCGATGCCCTCCACGTCGTCCAGCTCCTCGATGGAGGCGTTGAGGATCGCGGGCAGGTGGTGGAAGACGCTGACCAGGTTTTCGATGACCGGCATGGGCACCCGGGGGATCTTCCGGACCACCCGGTACCCCCGCGGCGTCACCGAGAGGTCCAGGGAGGCCGTGCCCGTCCCACCGTACCCCAGGAGGCGGGCCATGAGGCCGTGATCCAGGAGCTCGTCGGCATCCAGGTTCATCAAGGCCTCCCACACCTTCCCGGCGTCTTCGGGGTCGCCTGTCTTCACCAGGTAGTCCCGGACGATCATGGGC comes from the Limnochorda pilosa genome and includes:
- a CDS encoding CarD family transcriptional regulator, which produces MAQLFGIGDKVVYPMHGAGVIEAIEEREVLGDRKQYYVMRMPIGEMKVMIPISSAEDVGLREVIDEAGIRKVFDILQGEETRMSTNWNRRFRANMEKIKSGDIFEVAEVVRNLAIRDREKGLSTGERKMLETARQILVSELVLAQEVSPDQVEHRLAELFA